A window from Electrophorus electricus isolate fEleEle1 chromosome 7, fEleEle1.pri, whole genome shotgun sequence encodes these proteins:
- the gfi1aa gene encoding growth factor independent 1A transcription repressor a: MPRSFLVKSKRAHSYHQPRYLEEDYTRLTTLQTHSCTDIQTDKASQHCEDVGKSPGRRSPEGSVVCTADHSAQQSPLSCEGSVCDRPSDYDDSWRPRSPSSSPDVGKYPVSSPDDIQPFDMTFRPCNWAHARSELRRFVQPFHRLPIPMGPEPPTGIYGTTERSTRALFNEQTSSRGYSQEYNPLAAAGGFYASFKTITEVSDIESQSDLLCTQLHLNGSYKCVKCTKVFSTPHGLEVHVRRSHSGTRPFACEMCGKTFGHAVSLEQHKAVHSQERIFSCKICGKSFKRSSTLSTHLLIHSDTRPYPCQYCGKRFHQKSDMKKHTFIHTGEKPHKCQVCGKAFSQSSNLITHSRKHTGFKPFGCDLCGKGFQRKVDLRRHKETQHGLK, from the exons ATGCCGAGGTCATTTTTAGTGAAGAGCAAACGGGCACACAGCTATCACCAGCCACGCTACCTGGAGGAAGACTACACGCGACTCACTACTCTTCAAACGCATTCATGCACAG ATATTCAAACAGATAAAGCGTCACAACATTGCGAGGATGTAGGTAAAAGTCCGGGCAGGCGTTCGCCCGAGGGAAGTGTGGTATGTACTGCGGACCACTCTGCTCAGCAGTCTCCGCTCAGCTGcgagggcagtgtgtgtgacagacccTCGGATTATGACGATTCCTGGAGACCCCGGTCACCGTCATCATCTCCCG ATGTGGGAAAATATCCCGTATCATCACCGGATGACATCCAGCCTTTTGACATGACCTTCCGACCGTGCAATTGGGCACATGCAAGATCCGAGCTCAGGCGTTTCGTTCAACCTTTTCACCGGCTTCCCATTCCGATGGGACCAGAACCGCCGACCGGCATTTATGGTACCACGGAGAGGAGTACTCGGGCTCTTTTCAATGAACAGACCTCCTCCAGGGGATATAGCCAGGAGTATAACCCCTTGGCCGCCGCCGGGGGATTTTACGCTAGTTTCAAGACCATCACTGAGGTCTCCGACATTGAATCACAGTCTGATCTTTTGTGCACTCAGCTCCATCTAAATGGCTCatacaaatgtgtaaaatgtactaAG gTGTTTTCAACCCCGCATGGCTTAGAGGTTCACGTTCGGCGGTCGCACAGTGGCACGAGGCCCTTTGCCTGCGAAATGTGCGGGAAAACATTTGGTCACGCGGTTAGTCTGGAACAGCACAAAGCCGTTCACTCGCAA GAGAGGATTTTCAGCTGCAAAATATGTGGGAAAAGCTTCAAGAGGTCGTCTACTCTGTCTACGCACCTGCTCATCCACTCTGACACGCGACCATACCCGTGCCAATACTGTGGCAAGAGATTTCATCAGAAGTCAGATAtgaaaaaacatacattcatcCACACAG GCGAAAAGCCGCACAAATGTCAAGTGTGTGGAAAGGCCTTTAGCCAGAGTTCCAACCTCATTACGCATAGCCGAAAACATACCGGATTCAAGCCATTTGGATGCGACTTGTGCGGGAAAGGCTTTCAGCGCAAAGTAGATTTGAGGAGGcacaaagaaacacagcatGGTCTAAAATAA